From a region of the Hemibagrus wyckioides isolate EC202008001 linkage group LG06, SWU_Hwy_1.0, whole genome shotgun sequence genome:
- the LOC131353944 gene encoding uncharacterized protein LOC131353944 isoform X2, protein MPRHVSRVSARMPPRSTMRTNTGRGGVRPDQRRNPNPGFRGKTNHTTRTHSNPGVGGNVHHNRRTNPNPGRGGVRPGQRGNPNPGLRGKTHPTTSRHPNSGQKTNSTAPGVRGNVHHNKRTNPNPGNRKVLDKRKLTVQVVKSSMPPNRKSMPVLELMKQKLKANRVLTICPKVQRTIPHAGKVLPVHSVLQMLKQRLKSNRVLTVHPRVQHITPAVTLNPVPVAPTFHAPAHTVSYQPQYEVHHDRRNMTPQPADHSSSQQVASSSAASAQSHKPDNSQADDESIAEITDKYLLFLEDHKSELIDKVKNVVRIVDDLELSNEKAAIVRAQLTDQAKMRKLLEFTTTKRAAERLLNVLWEQADDVMEDLTEGVEDDVGYDAGDDDNADAVTEDNTEQ, encoded by the exons ATGCCAAGACACGTTTCTAGAG TCAGTGCCCGTATGCCTCCAAGAAGCACAATGAGAACTAATACAG GGAGAGGAGGGGTACGGCCAGACCAGAGAAGAAATCCTAATCCAG GATTTAGAGGGAAAACAAATCACACAACAAGAACACATTCTAATCCAG GTGTTGGAGGAAACGTCCATCACAACAGAAGGACCAATCCTAATCCAG GGAGAGGAGGCGTACGGCCAGGCCAAAGAGGAAATCCTAATCCAG GGTTAAGAGGAAAAACACATCCCACCACATCGAGACATCCTAATTCAGGTCAGAAGACTAACAGTACTGCTCCAGGTGTTAGAGGAAACGTCCATCACAACAAGAGGACAAATCCTAATCCAG GAAACAGAAAGGTGCTGGACAAGAGGAAACTCACTGTTCAGGTAGTCAAGAGCTCAATGCCACCCAACAGGAAAAGCATGCCAG TGCTGGAGTTGATGAAACAGAAACTAAAAGCTAATCGAGTGTTGACGATTTGTCCCAAAGTCCAAAGGACGATTCCACATGCTGGAAAGGTTCTTCCTGTCCATAGTG TGCTCCAGATGCTGAAACAGAGGCTGAAATCTAATCGAGTTCTGACTGTTCATCCGAGAGTCCAACATATTACACCTGCTGTGACTCTAAATCCTGTTCCTGTGG CACCTACTTTCCATGCTCCAGCACATACAGTTTCTTACCAACCACAATATGAAGTCCATCATGACCGAAGAAACATGACTCCACAACCAGCTGACCACAGCTCTAGCCAACAAGTGGCCAGTAGTTCAGCAGCCTCTG CTCAGAGCCATAAGCCAGACAACTCTCAAGCTGATGACGAGAGTATTGCAG AAATCACAGACAAATACCTGCTGTTTCTAGAGGACCACAAATCCGAGTTAATTGATAAAGTGAAAAATGTAGTTAGGATAGTAGATGACCTCGAGCTATCCAATGAAAAAGCAGCGATTGTGCGAGCGCAGTTAACGGACCAGGCCAAGATGAGGAAACTTCTGGAGTTCACAACGACCAAACGTGCTGCAGAGCGCCTGCTTAATGTCCTGTGGGAACAAGCAGATGATGTCATGGAGGATCTTACTGAAGGTGTGGAGGATGATGTTGGGTATGATGCAGGGGATGATGATAATGCTGATGCTGTCACTGAGGATAATACAGAGCAGTGA
- the LOC131353944 gene encoding uncharacterized protein LOC131353944 isoform X3, which yields MPRHVSRGRGGVRPDQRRNPNPGFRGKTNHTTRTHSNPGVGGNVHHNRRTNPNPGRGGVRPGQRGNPNPGLRGKTHPTTSRHPNSGQKTNSTAPGVRGNVHHNKRTNPNPGNRKVLDKRKLTVQVVKSSMPPNRKSMPVLELMKQKLKANRVLTICPKVQRTIPHAGKVLPVHSVLQMLKQRLKSNRVLTVHPRVQHITPAVTLNPVPVAPTFHAPAHTVSYQPQYEVHHDRRNMTPQPADHSSSQQVASSSAASAQSHKPDNSQADDESIAEITDKYLLFLEDHKSELIDKVKNVVRIVDDLELSNEKAAIVRAQLTDQAKMRKLLEFTTTKRAAERLLNVLWEQADDVMEDLTEGVEDDVGYDAGDDDNADAVTEDNTEQ from the exons ATGCCAAGACACGTTTCTAGAG GGAGAGGAGGGGTACGGCCAGACCAGAGAAGAAATCCTAATCCAG GATTTAGAGGGAAAACAAATCACACAACAAGAACACATTCTAATCCAG GTGTTGGAGGAAACGTCCATCACAACAGAAGGACCAATCCTAATCCAG GGAGAGGAGGCGTACGGCCAGGCCAAAGAGGAAATCCTAATCCAG GGTTAAGAGGAAAAACACATCCCACCACATCGAGACATCCTAATTCAGGTCAGAAGACTAACAGTACTGCTCCAGGTGTTAGAGGAAACGTCCATCACAACAAGAGGACAAATCCTAATCCAG GAAACAGAAAGGTGCTGGACAAGAGGAAACTCACTGTTCAGGTAGTCAAGAGCTCAATGCCACCCAACAGGAAAAGCATGCCAG TGCTGGAGTTGATGAAACAGAAACTAAAAGCTAATCGAGTGTTGACGATTTGTCCCAAAGTCCAAAGGACGATTCCACATGCTGGAAAGGTTCTTCCTGTCCATAGTG TGCTCCAGATGCTGAAACAGAGGCTGAAATCTAATCGAGTTCTGACTGTTCATCCGAGAGTCCAACATATTACACCTGCTGTGACTCTAAATCCTGTTCCTGTGG CACCTACTTTCCATGCTCCAGCACATACAGTTTCTTACCAACCACAATATGAAGTCCATCATGACCGAAGAAACATGACTCCACAACCAGCTGACCACAGCTCTAGCCAACAAGTGGCCAGTAGTTCAGCAGCCTCTG CTCAGAGCCATAAGCCAGACAACTCTCAAGCTGATGACGAGAGTATTGCAG AAATCACAGACAAATACCTGCTGTTTCTAGAGGACCACAAATCCGAGTTAATTGATAAAGTGAAAAATGTAGTTAGGATAGTAGATGACCTCGAGCTATCCAATGAAAAAGCAGCGATTGTGCGAGCGCAGTTAACGGACCAGGCCAAGATGAGGAAACTTCTGGAGTTCACAACGACCAAACGTGCTGCAGAGCGCCTGCTTAATGTCCTGTGGGAACAAGCAGATGATGTCATGGAGGATCTTACTGAAGGTGTGGAGGATGATGTTGGGTATGATGCAGGGGATGATGATAATGCTGATGCTGTCACTGAGGATAATACAGAGCAGTGA
- the LOC131353944 gene encoding uncharacterized protein LOC131353944 isoform X4 gives MPRHVSRVSARMPPRSTMRTNTGFRGNTHHTTRTHYNRGRGGVRPDQRRNPNPGFRGKTNHTTRTHSNPGVGGNVHHNRRTNPNPGRGGVRPGQRGNPNPGLRGKTHPTTSRHPNSGQKTNSTAPGVRGNVHHNKRTNPNPGNRKVLDKRKLTVQVVKSSMPPNRKSMPVLQMLKQRLKSNRVLTVHPRVQHITPAVTLNPVPVAPTFHAPAHTVSYQPQYEVHHDRRNMTPQPADHSSSQQVASSSAASAQSHKPDNSQADDESIAEITDKYLLFLEDHKSELIDKVKNVVRIVDDLELSNEKAAIVRAQLTDQAKMRKLLEFTTTKRAAERLLNVLWEQADDVMEDLTEGVEDDVGYDAGDDDNADAVTEDNTEQ, from the exons ATGCCAAGACACGTTTCTAGAG TCAGTGCCCGTATGCCTCCAAGAAGCACAATGAGAACTAATACAG GATTTagaggaaacacacaccacacaacaagaACACATTATAATAGAG GGAGAGGAGGGGTACGGCCAGACCAGAGAAGAAATCCTAATCCAG GATTTAGAGGGAAAACAAATCACACAACAAGAACACATTCTAATCCAG GTGTTGGAGGAAACGTCCATCACAACAGAAGGACCAATCCTAATCCAG GGAGAGGAGGCGTACGGCCAGGCCAAAGAGGAAATCCTAATCCAG GGTTAAGAGGAAAAACACATCCCACCACATCGAGACATCCTAATTCAGGTCAGAAGACTAACAGTACTGCTCCAGGTGTTAGAGGAAACGTCCATCACAACAAGAGGACAAATCCTAATCCAG GAAACAGAAAGGTGCTGGACAAGAGGAAACTCACTGTTCAGGTAGTCAAGAGCTCAATGCCACCCAACAGGAAAAGCATGCCAG TGCTCCAGATGCTGAAACAGAGGCTGAAATCTAATCGAGTTCTGACTGTTCATCCGAGAGTCCAACATATTACACCTGCTGTGACTCTAAATCCTGTTCCTGTGG CACCTACTTTCCATGCTCCAGCACATACAGTTTCTTACCAACCACAATATGAAGTCCATCATGACCGAAGAAACATGACTCCACAACCAGCTGACCACAGCTCTAGCCAACAAGTGGCCAGTAGTTCAGCAGCCTCTG CTCAGAGCCATAAGCCAGACAACTCTCAAGCTGATGACGAGAGTATTGCAG AAATCACAGACAAATACCTGCTGTTTCTAGAGGACCACAAATCCGAGTTAATTGATAAAGTGAAAAATGTAGTTAGGATAGTAGATGACCTCGAGCTATCCAATGAAAAAGCAGCGATTGTGCGAGCGCAGTTAACGGACCAGGCCAAGATGAGGAAACTTCTGGAGTTCACAACGACCAAACGTGCTGCAGAGCGCCTGCTTAATGTCCTGTGGGAACAAGCAGATGATGTCATGGAGGATCTTACTGAAGGTGTGGAGGATGATGTTGGGTATGATGCAGGGGATGATGATAATGCTGATGCTGTCACTGAGGATAATACAGAGCAGTGA
- the LOC131353944 gene encoding uncharacterized protein LOC131353944 isoform X1, producing MPRHVSRVSARMPPRSTMRTNTGFRGNTHHTTRTHYNRGRGGVRPDQRRNPNPGFRGKTNHTTRTHSNPGVGGNVHHNRRTNPNPGRGGVRPGQRGNPNPGLRGKTHPTTSRHPNSGQKTNSTAPGVRGNVHHNKRTNPNPGNRKVLDKRKLTVQVVKSSMPPNRKSMPVLELMKQKLKANRVLTICPKVQRTIPHAGKVLPVHSVLQMLKQRLKSNRVLTVHPRVQHITPAVTLNPVPVAPTFHAPAHTVSYQPQYEVHHDRRNMTPQPADHSSSQQVASSSAASAQSHKPDNSQADDESIAEITDKYLLFLEDHKSELIDKVKNVVRIVDDLELSNEKAAIVRAQLTDQAKMRKLLEFTTTKRAAERLLNVLWEQADDVMEDLTEGVEDDVGYDAGDDDNADAVTEDNTEQ from the exons ATGCCAAGACACGTTTCTAGAG TCAGTGCCCGTATGCCTCCAAGAAGCACAATGAGAACTAATACAG GATTTagaggaaacacacaccacacaacaagaACACATTATAATAGAG GGAGAGGAGGGGTACGGCCAGACCAGAGAAGAAATCCTAATCCAG GATTTAGAGGGAAAACAAATCACACAACAAGAACACATTCTAATCCAG GTGTTGGAGGAAACGTCCATCACAACAGAAGGACCAATCCTAATCCAG GGAGAGGAGGCGTACGGCCAGGCCAAAGAGGAAATCCTAATCCAG GGTTAAGAGGAAAAACACATCCCACCACATCGAGACATCCTAATTCAGGTCAGAAGACTAACAGTACTGCTCCAGGTGTTAGAGGAAACGTCCATCACAACAAGAGGACAAATCCTAATCCAG GAAACAGAAAGGTGCTGGACAAGAGGAAACTCACTGTTCAGGTAGTCAAGAGCTCAATGCCACCCAACAGGAAAAGCATGCCAG TGCTGGAGTTGATGAAACAGAAACTAAAAGCTAATCGAGTGTTGACGATTTGTCCCAAAGTCCAAAGGACGATTCCACATGCTGGAAAGGTTCTTCCTGTCCATAGTG TGCTCCAGATGCTGAAACAGAGGCTGAAATCTAATCGAGTTCTGACTGTTCATCCGAGAGTCCAACATATTACACCTGCTGTGACTCTAAATCCTGTTCCTGTGG CACCTACTTTCCATGCTCCAGCACATACAGTTTCTTACCAACCACAATATGAAGTCCATCATGACCGAAGAAACATGACTCCACAACCAGCTGACCACAGCTCTAGCCAACAAGTGGCCAGTAGTTCAGCAGCCTCTG CTCAGAGCCATAAGCCAGACAACTCTCAAGCTGATGACGAGAGTATTGCAG AAATCACAGACAAATACCTGCTGTTTCTAGAGGACCACAAATCCGAGTTAATTGATAAAGTGAAAAATGTAGTTAGGATAGTAGATGACCTCGAGCTATCCAATGAAAAAGCAGCGATTGTGCGAGCGCAGTTAACGGACCAGGCCAAGATGAGGAAACTTCTGGAGTTCACAACGACCAAACGTGCTGCAGAGCGCCTGCTTAATGTCCTGTGGGAACAAGCAGATGATGTCATGGAGGATCTTACTGAAGGTGTGGAGGATGATGTTGGGTATGATGCAGGGGATGATGATAATGCTGATGCTGTCACTGAGGATAATACAGAGCAGTGA